In the Longimicrobium terrae genome, one interval contains:
- a CDS encoding PhzF family phenazine biosynthesis protein, which translates to MIRRYQQVDVFSPTPFLGNPLAVVLDGEGLSTEEMARISSWTNLSETTFLLPPTTPEADYRVRIFSLVRELPFAGHPTLGSCHAWLTAGGTPHNPGRIVQECGAGLVPIRRGEHGLAFAAPPLLRSGPVEESFVALVAGVLGISRGEIIEARWVDNGPGWVGVLLKDADALLALEPDFSGYAGEGSLDIGIVGLYPPGAECAYEVRAVFSDDQGAMREDPVTGSLNASVAQWLVETGRAAPPYTASQGTRLGRTGRPRIERDADGTIWVGGPTITCISGHIEA; encoded by the coding sequence ATGATTCGCCGATACCAGCAGGTGGACGTGTTTTCGCCGACGCCGTTTCTGGGGAACCCGCTTGCGGTGGTGCTGGATGGCGAGGGGCTTTCCACAGAGGAAATGGCGCGGATCTCCAGTTGGACGAACCTGTCGGAAACCACGTTTCTGCTTCCGCCCACCACGCCGGAAGCCGACTACCGCGTGCGCATCTTTTCGCTCGTGCGCGAGCTGCCGTTCGCGGGGCATCCCACGCTCGGAAGCTGCCACGCGTGGCTCACGGCCGGAGGCACGCCGCACAATCCCGGGCGCATCGTGCAGGAGTGCGGCGCGGGGCTGGTGCCCATCCGGCGCGGCGAGCACGGGCTGGCGTTCGCCGCGCCGCCGCTGCTGCGCTCCGGCCCGGTCGAGGAATCGTTCGTGGCGCTGGTGGCCGGGGTGCTGGGGATCAGCCGCGGCGAGATCATCGAGGCGCGGTGGGTGGACAACGGGCCGGGATGGGTGGGCGTGCTGCTGAAGGATGCCGACGCCCTTCTCGCGCTGGAGCCGGACTTTTCCGGATACGCGGGCGAAGGCAGCCTCGACATCGGCATCGTGGGGCTGTACCCGCCGGGCGCGGAGTGCGCGTACGAGGTGCGCGCCGTGTTCAGCGACGACCAGGGCGCCATGCGCGAGGACCCCGTCACCGGCAGCCTGAACGCGTCCGTCGCGCAGTGGCTGGTGGAGACGGGACGCGCCGCGCCGCCGTACACCGCCAGCCAGGGCACGCGCCTGGGCCGCACCGGCCGGCCGCGCATCGAGCGGGACGCGGACGGCACCATCTGGGTCGGCGGCCCGACGATCACCTGCATTTCAGGCCACATCGAAGCCTGA
- a CDS encoding helix-turn-helix domain-containing protein translates to MLPVELRTPNEITRLVAARVRELRLNRGWTQQELADRAGVTLATYRRFERTGRIAFDRLLKIAVVLDARSGFDQLFTLPPARSLAELAARSEPMTRQRGRRRLAEP, encoded by the coding sequence ATGTTGCCTGTTGAGCTAAGAACGCCCAACGAGATCACGCGGCTGGTCGCGGCGCGTGTCCGCGAACTGCGGCTGAATCGCGGATGGACGCAGCAGGAACTGGCGGACCGTGCGGGAGTCACGCTGGCCACGTACCGCCGCTTCGAGCGCACGGGACGGATCGCCTTCGACCGGCTGCTCAAGATTGCCGTGGTATTGGACGCGCGTTCGGGTTTCGACCAGCTGTTCACGTTGCCGCCGGCCCGTTCTCTGGCGGAACTCGCGGCTCGCAGCGAGCCCATGACCCGTCAGCGGGGAAGGCGGCGCCTTGCAGAACCTTGA
- a CDS encoding DUF6036 family nucleotidyltransferase: MTRSELEHAIRAACDVTREEVVIVFGSQSILGQYPDAPADLRQSLEADIAPGSGDPEAADRIDAALGEDSHFHRTHGFYVHGLTIDAACLPRGWEARTVSLRNAGTNQMEGRCIEAHDLAASKLVAFRDKDRAFVRVLIAEGLVRIAKLKLWLSQLQNPATEVDRMLRWVDLTVRDLGSALTGNE, encoded by the coding sequence ATGACGCGAAGCGAACTGGAGCACGCCATCCGCGCCGCGTGCGACGTCACGCGCGAGGAGGTGGTCATCGTCTTTGGATCGCAATCGATCCTTGGACAGTACCCGGACGCACCCGCCGATCTGCGCCAGTCGCTTGAAGCCGACATCGCGCCGGGCTCGGGCGATCCGGAAGCCGCGGATCGCATCGATGCCGCGCTCGGAGAAGATTCGCACTTCCATCGCACGCATGGCTTTTACGTGCACGGGCTTACCATCGACGCGGCCTGCCTGCCCAGAGGATGGGAGGCGCGCACCGTCTCCCTGCGGAACGCGGGAACCAATCAGATGGAGGGCCGGTGCATTGAGGCGCACGACCTTGCCGCGAGCAAGCTGGTGGCGTTCCGCGACAAGGACCGCGCATTTGTCCGTGTGCTGATTGCGGAAGGGCTGGTGCGGATCGCGAAGCTCAAGCTGTGGTTGAGCCAGTTGCAGAACCCGGCCACGGAGGTGGATCGGATGCTCCGCTGGGTCGACCTCACGGTGCGGGACTTGGGATCGGCGCTGACAGGAAACGAGTGA
- a CDS encoding glycosyl hydrolase family 28-related protein, whose translation MADVYGTLFDDGGAVFNVLHTDFGADSTGATDSTLALQAAIDAASAVTATNPRGGGTVLVPAGTYLVGNPSGDGVTYESIRIRSRVRFHLASGATLLAAPIPFAPTDRDRAVIETRQGDDDVVIDGGGTVDGQRVLNPDGRFIGIRIWSSRRARVAGLHVRNMAANPGTPSNPAGNGGDGVQIGLEGRLSGQYEAEDVMIEGVTVDGVDRSAFAVIYGKNVSFIGCVARNTGNGTHNNPGSGLDVEPDAGPWVARDIRVIGCHFENNNLGVTLSAKAQHVTVQGCTFRGHRWAAVATNGRGVLVQGNTIFLERNQGIHVHGGLSGGALVQASARVIGNSVIGSLNENERNGILIDNSTDVEVIGNEFRTIHGAAVNLQQTPAGGAVGNLERVVILANSMVDCVDPSRTTGVIRLQSDPANGHLLRDVTIALNTIYDSRTAPANADLAISVTTATTDAERATIRVFENIVRGVAALGAPRTQFVVPATIPAQTIPANGVQDVVVTVPDLGLTDQVSLNPVGGSGFGNRIVATVFPLAADQLRLRLLNTDPINAVSVPARDVRVLVTKS comes from the coding sequence ATGGCCGACGTGTATGGAACCCTGTTCGACGACGGCGGGGCCGTGTTCAACGTCCTGCACACGGACTTTGGCGCGGACAGCACCGGGGCGACGGATTCCACGCTCGCGCTGCAGGCCGCGATCGACGCGGCGAGCGCCGTCACGGCCACCAATCCGCGGGGCGGCGGCACCGTGCTCGTCCCCGCCGGGACCTACCTGGTGGGCAACCCGTCGGGCGACGGCGTGACGTACGAGTCCATCCGCATACGGTCGCGGGTGCGCTTTCATCTGGCGTCCGGGGCCACGCTGCTGGCGGCTCCCATTCCGTTTGCCCCCACGGACCGTGACCGCGCCGTCATCGAAACGCGCCAGGGCGACGACGACGTGGTGATCGACGGCGGCGGGACGGTGGACGGCCAGCGCGTGCTGAACCCCGACGGCCGGTTCATCGGCATCCGGATCTGGAGCTCGCGCCGGGCGCGGGTGGCCGGGCTGCACGTGCGCAACATGGCCGCCAACCCCGGCACGCCCAGCAACCCCGCCGGAAACGGCGGCGACGGCGTGCAGATCGGGCTGGAAGGCCGCCTCTCCGGCCAGTACGAGGCGGAAGACGTGATGATCGAGGGCGTGACGGTGGATGGCGTGGACCGCAGCGCCTTTGCCGTCATCTACGGAAAGAACGTCAGCTTCATCGGGTGCGTGGCGCGCAACACCGGCAACGGTACGCACAACAACCCCGGCTCCGGTCTGGACGTCGAGCCCGACGCCGGACCGTGGGTGGCGCGGGACATCCGGGTGATCGGGTGCCACTTCGAGAACAACAACCTGGGCGTCACCCTTTCCGCCAAGGCGCAGCACGTGACGGTGCAGGGATGCACCTTTCGCGGGCACCGCTGGGCCGCGGTGGCCACCAACGGCCGGGGCGTGCTGGTGCAGGGCAACACCATCTTTCTGGAGCGCAACCAGGGCATTCACGTTCACGGCGGGCTCAGCGGCGGCGCGCTGGTGCAGGCCAGCGCGCGCGTCATCGGCAACTCGGTCATCGGCTCGCTGAATGAAAACGAGCGCAACGGCATTCTGATCGACAACTCCACCGACGTGGAGGTGATCGGCAACGAGTTCCGCACCATCCACGGCGCCGCCGTCAACCTTCAGCAGACGCCGGCCGGGGGCGCGGTGGGGAACCTGGAGCGTGTGGTGATCCTGGCCAACAGCATGGTGGACTGCGTGGATCCGTCGCGCACCACCGGGGTCATCCGCCTTCAGTCGGATCCGGCGAACGGGCACCTGCTGCGTGACGTGACCATCGCGCTCAACACCATCTACGACTCGCGCACCGCACCGGCCAACGCGGACCTGGCCATCAGCGTCACCACGGCGACCACGGACGCCGAGCGGGCGACGATCCGTGTCTTTGAGAACATTGTCCGCGGCGTGGCCGCGCTGGGCGCCCCGCGCACCCAGTTCGTAGTGCCCGCCACCATCCCCGCCCAGACCATTCCCGCCAACGGGGTGCAGGATGTGGTGGTGACCGTTCCCGATCTGGGCCTGACGGACCAGGTGAGCCTGAACCCGGTGGGCGGCAGCGGCTTTGGCAACCGCATCGTCGCCACGGTGTTTCCCCTGGCGGCGGACCAGCTGCGCCTGCGGCTGCTGAACACCGACCCCATCAACGCCGTCAGCGTTCCCGCGCGAGACGTGCGGGTGCTCGTCACCAAGAGCTGA
- a CDS encoding S9 family peptidase: protein MITHRRWLLAAALLALPAALQAQRKERFATLEQALQSGAAMSGRSGPRSVNWIEGGRRFSFLDRGADGKDVIRGYDPATGRDTLLFSAEGLTFPGGTEPFEYESFQWARDSRNLVFQANYRPIFRRSGIADYYIYSLADRSLKQATRDAGTAELSPSGTLLGFERGGDLYVTELSTGAERRLTRDAAGRVYNGRFDWVYEEEFGLAQAWKWSPDSRHIAFWQMDESAEPITQLSDLSGWHSEYDSIAYPRVGDPNARVRIGVVQPDGGGRVWLETGETGDFYIPRIYWTSSPDTLAVMTLNRAQNTMKLFFFDVNTGGRRQVFTESSRTWIDVFDFYAGVENMITFPAGSREFFWISDRDGFQHVYRYDYSGRLINQVTRGPWSVTRIEGIDPRTQTIYYTGTQASPVERQLYAVRFNGGGSRRITQEAGRHAIDMSPDAAYFIDRYSNLRQPRQVELWSTARGKVRTMEANAQVAQWLAAHEYSTPEIFSFTTSDGVRLDGSMVRPVPFDPAKKYPVVFAIYGGPGSQQVYNEFQASGWTQWLAQQGYIVVGVNNRASNNYGSAFMKVVYGDLGRYEAQDFAETARHLASLPYVDAGRVAIMGTSYGGYATLMAMELYPELFPVGIANSAVTDWRLYDSIYTERYMGLLADNLTGYRASSAVEHADRLRGHLLLVHSLLDDNVHPQHTMQLLTRLTSLGKDVDFRLYPPGRHGAAYDWPSSLLISRNNFAFLERWLKADQPPALDAPRPAAPAAAR, encoded by the coding sequence ATGATCACACATCGTAGATGGCTCCTGGCGGCCGCCCTGCTCGCGCTTCCCGCGGCGTTGCAGGCGCAGCGCAAGGAGCGCTTCGCCACCCTGGAGCAGGCACTGCAGTCCGGCGCCGCCATGTCCGGGCGCTCGGGACCGCGCAGCGTAAACTGGATCGAGGGCGGGCGCCGCTTCTCGTTCCTGGACCGCGGCGCGGACGGCAAGGACGTCATTCGCGGATACGACCCGGCCACCGGCCGCGACACGCTCCTGTTTTCCGCCGAGGGCCTCACCTTTCCCGGCGGCACCGAACCTTTCGAGTACGAAAGCTTCCAGTGGGCGCGCGACTCGCGCAATCTGGTCTTTCAGGCCAACTACCGCCCCATCTTCCGCCGCTCCGGGATCGCGGACTACTACATCTACTCCCTGGCGGACCGCTCGCTCAAGCAGGCCACGCGCGACGCGGGCACGGCGGAGCTTTCGCCCAGCGGCACCCTGCTGGGGTTTGAGCGCGGCGGCGACCTGTACGTCACCGAACTGTCCACCGGCGCCGAACGCCGCCTGACCCGCGACGCCGCCGGCCGCGTGTACAACGGCCGCTTCGACTGGGTGTACGAGGAGGAGTTCGGACTGGCGCAGGCGTGGAAGTGGTCGCCCGACTCCCGCCATATCGCCTTCTGGCAGATGGACGAAAGCGCCGAGCCCATCACCCAGCTCAGCGACCTGTCCGGCTGGCACTCGGAATACGACAGCATCGCCTATCCGCGCGTGGGCGATCCCAACGCCAGGGTGCGCATCGGCGTGGTGCAGCCGGACGGTGGCGGACGCGTGTGGCTGGAAACGGGAGAAACGGGCGACTTCTACATCCCCCGGATCTACTGGACCAGCAGCCCCGACACGCTCGCGGTCATGACGCTGAACCGCGCGCAGAACACCATGAAGCTGTTCTTTTTCGACGTGAACACGGGCGGGCGCCGGCAGGTGTTCACCGAGTCGTCGCGCACGTGGATCGACGTGTTCGACTTCTACGCCGGCGTCGAGAACATGATCACCTTTCCCGCCGGCTCGCGGGAGTTCTTCTGGATCTCCGACCGCGACGGGTTTCAGCACGTCTATCGCTACGACTACTCCGGCCGCCTCATCAACCAGGTGACGCGCGGCCCGTGGAGCGTCACGCGCATCGAGGGGATCGACCCGCGTACGCAGACCATCTACTACACCGGCACGCAGGCCTCGCCGGTAGAGCGGCAGCTGTACGCGGTGCGCTTCAACGGCGGCGGCTCGCGGCGCATCACGCAGGAAGCCGGACGGCACGCCATCGACATGTCGCCGGACGCGGCGTACTTCATCGACCGTTACAGCAACCTGCGCCAGCCGCGGCAGGTGGAGCTGTGGAGCACGGCCCGCGGCAAGGTGCGGACGATGGAGGCAAACGCGCAGGTGGCGCAGTGGCTGGCGGCGCACGAGTACTCCACGCCGGAGATCTTTTCGTTCACCACGTCCGACGGCGTGCGGCTGGATGGATCGATGGTGCGCCCGGTGCCGTTTGATCCGGCGAAGAAGTACCCGGTGGTGTTCGCCATCTACGGCGGGCCGGGCTCGCAGCAGGTGTACAACGAGTTCCAGGCCAGCGGGTGGACGCAGTGGCTGGCGCAGCAGGGCTACATCGTGGTGGGCGTGAACAACCGCGCCAGCAACAACTACGGCAGCGCGTTCATGAAGGTGGTGTACGGCGACCTGGGCAGGTACGAGGCGCAGGATTTTGCCGAGACGGCGCGCCACCTGGCCTCGCTGCCGTACGTGGACGCCGGCCGCGTGGCCATCATGGGCACCAGCTACGGCGGATACGCAACGTTGATGGCCATGGAGCTGTATCCGGAGCTGTTCCCCGTGGGGATCGCCAACTCCGCGGTAACGGACTGGCGCCTGTACGACTCCATCTATACCGAGCGGTACATGGGTCTGCTGGCCGACAACCTGACGGGGTACCGGGCCAGCTCGGCGGTGGAGCACGCCGACCGGCTGCGCGGGCACCTGCTGCTGGTGCACTCGCTGCTGGATGACAACGTGCACCCGCAGCACACCATGCAGCTGCTGACGCGGCTCACGTCGCTGGGCAAGGATGTGGACTTCCGGCTGTATCCGCCGGGCCGCCACGGCGCGGCGTACGACTGGCCCAGCTCGCTGCTCATCAGCCGCAACAACTTCGCGTTCCTGGAGCGCTGGCTGAAGGCCGACCAGCCGCCGGCCCTCGATGCTCCCCGCCCCGCCGCCCCGGCCGCCGCGCGGTAG
- a CDS encoding winged helix-turn-helix domain-containing protein, translating into MRNPRIPQSHFTAPLNEILGTEANVRVLRELCRADSPMARTTIAERAGLSLPGTSAAVAKLQRSGIVEAVGAGTRQSFGFRHGHPLAPALRTLFLAETLRTDALHGELRSLLGSLSSTPRAAWIVESEAPDEPGAPLRLSVLGAARDLPELASAIQGAIGELGSRYDTTIEVRATTEADLATASPAEHAVMQGATPVFGPHPLTFIDGSADAHQTAGPKRATHADRDHQAALSAAWIADQLNRDPSLPKRARNWLVHRLHVASPREAAELDDWLHVLESSSIPRIQHLLLSPGERAVRLRQSNPFIPVLTDRERDLMRKAATG; encoded by the coding sequence ATGCGCAACCCTAGAATCCCGCAATCGCACTTCACCGCCCCGCTGAACGAGATTCTGGGGACGGAGGCCAACGTGCGCGTGCTGCGTGAACTCTGCCGAGCGGATTCGCCGATGGCGCGTACCACCATCGCGGAGCGCGCCGGCCTCTCGCTTCCCGGCACGTCCGCCGCGGTCGCAAAGCTTCAGCGCAGCGGGATCGTGGAAGCGGTTGGCGCCGGAACGCGGCAGAGCTTCGGGTTCCGGCACGGCCACCCGCTCGCGCCCGCGCTGCGGACGCTGTTCCTGGCGGAAACTCTGCGCACGGACGCACTTCACGGTGAACTGCGTTCCTTGCTCGGCAGCCTGTCCTCAACGCCGCGCGCCGCATGGATCGTGGAAAGCGAGGCGCCGGACGAGCCGGGCGCGCCGCTGCGGCTGTCGGTGCTCGGTGCCGCGCGCGATCTTCCTGAACTTGCTTCCGCCATCCAGGGCGCGATCGGCGAACTGGGATCGCGCTACGACACCACCATCGAGGTGCGGGCGACGACTGAGGCAGACCTCGCGACTGCCAGCCCTGCGGAGCATGCGGTGATGCAAGGCGCAACGCCGGTCTTCGGTCCTCATCCCCTGACTTTTATTGATGGATCGGCGGACGCGCACCAGACCGCCGGGCCGAAGCGCGCGACCCACGCCGATCGTGATCACCAGGCGGCGCTCTCGGCGGCGTGGATCGCTGACCAGCTGAACCGCGACCCGTCGCTGCCAAAGCGCGCGCGCAACTGGCTCGTCCACCGCCTGCACGTGGCGTCTCCGCGGGAGGCCGCGGAACTGGACGATTGGCTGCACGTGCTGGAAAGCTCGTCCATCCCGCGCATTCAGCACCTGCTGCTGAGCCCGGGGGAGCGCGCCGTTCGCCTGCGGCAGAGCAACCCGTTCATCCCCGTACTTACAGACCGCGAGCGTGACCTGATGAGAAAGGCGGCCACCGGATGA
- a CDS encoding dipeptidyl-peptidase 3 family protein, which translates to MTLRLSCAALAAGALAACAPAVQPGATTTGTATLPAGAPSTGAPSGTTVAMRDSIDAKLAQYTSVRLTTDLPLSARQRQMVPLLIQAAREMDGVFRMQTYGNLDSLLASIPDPRLRRYAEINYGPWDRIANNAPFVPGFGAKPEGSNLYPAGMTKTEFDAQVAAGGARADSLKSLYTLVRRGPGGRLTAVPYHVAFAPQMQRAAGYLRQAAALADDAGLRRYLELRADALLTDNYQPSDLAWLDMKTNPLDIVIGPIETYEDALYGYKAAYEAYVLVKDQEWSQRLSRYAALLPSLQRALPVAEQFKRETPGTDSDLNAYDVVYYAGEANAGSKTIAINLPNDEEVQLAKGTRRLQLRNAVQAKFDRILVPIAGILIAPDQRRHVTFDAFFGNTMFHEVAHGLGIKNTINNRGTVREALRDQASALEEGKADVLGLWMETRLLDTGEMRGDVSDNYVTFLASIFRSVRFGASSAHGRANIARFNYFKERGAFSRDAASGTYRVDAARMRQAVDALSEQILRYQGEGDYAGVQAFMERYGRIDAELQGDLNRVGNAGIPVDVVFEQGASVLGF; encoded by the coding sequence ATGACGCTTCGACTTTCCTGCGCGGCCCTGGCCGCGGGCGCGCTGGCGGCCTGCGCGCCCGCCGTGCAGCCCGGGGCCACGACCACCGGCACCGCGACCCTTCCTGCCGGCGCGCCCTCCACCGGCGCGCCGTCGGGCACCACGGTGGCCATGCGCGACTCCATCGACGCCAAGCTGGCGCAGTACACCTCGGTGCGGCTCACCACCGACCTGCCGCTGAGCGCCCGCCAGCGGCAGATGGTTCCGCTGCTGATTCAGGCCGCGCGGGAGATGGATGGCGTCTTCCGCATGCAGACGTACGGCAACCTGGATTCGCTGCTGGCCTCCATCCCCGATCCGCGGCTGCGGCGCTACGCCGAAATCAACTACGGCCCGTGGGACCGCATCGCCAACAACGCGCCCTTCGTCCCGGGCTTCGGCGCCAAGCCGGAGGGGAGCAACCTGTATCCCGCCGGGATGACCAAGACGGAGTTCGACGCGCAGGTGGCGGCGGGCGGCGCGCGCGCGGACTCGCTCAAGAGCCTGTACACGCTGGTGCGCCGCGGGCCGGGCGGGCGGCTGACGGCGGTGCCGTACCACGTGGCGTTCGCGCCGCAGATGCAGCGCGCCGCGGGCTATCTGCGCCAGGCCGCCGCGCTGGCGGACGACGCCGGCCTGCGCCGCTACCTGGAACTGCGCGCCGACGCCCTGCTGACGGACAACTACCAGCCCAGCGACCTGGCCTGGCTGGACATGAAGACCAATCCGCTGGACATCGTCATCGGCCCCATCGAGACGTACGAGGACGCGCTGTACGGCTACAAGGCGGCGTACGAGGCGTACGTTCTGGTCAAGGACCAGGAGTGGAGCCAGCGCCTGTCGCGCTACGCCGCGCTCCTTCCCTCGCTGCAGCGCGCGCTCCCCGTGGCGGAGCAGTTCAAGCGCGAGACGCCGGGCACGGACAGCGACCTGAACGCGTACGACGTGGTGTACTACGCGGGCGAGGCCAACGCCGGCTCCAAGACCATCGCCATCAACCTGCCCAACGACGAAGAGGTGCAGCTGGCCAAGGGTACGCGCCGGTTGCAGCTTCGCAACGCGGTGCAGGCCAAGTTCGACCGCATCCTCGTACCCATCGCCGGGATCCTGATCGCGCCGGACCAGCGGCGGCACGTGACGTTCGACGCGTTCTTCGGCAACACCATGTTCCACGAGGTGGCGCACGGGCTGGGGATCAAGAACACCATCAACAACCGCGGCACGGTGCGCGAGGCGCTGCGCGACCAGGCCAGCGCGCTGGAAGAAGGCAAGGCGGACGTGCTGGGGCTGTGGATGGAAACGCGGCTGCTGGACACGGGCGAGATGCGGGGCGACGTATCGGACAACTACGTGACGTTCCTGGCCAGCATCTTCCGCTCGGTGCGCTTCGGCGCCAGCAGCGCGCACGGCCGGGCCAACATCGCGCGCTTCAACTACTTCAAGGAGCGCGGCGCCTTTTCTCGCGACGCGGCCAGCGGCACGTACCGCGTGGATGCGGCGCGCATGCGGCAGGCGGTGGACGCGCTTTCCGAGCAGATCCTGCGCTACCAGGGCGAGGGCGACTACGCCGGCGTGCAGGCGTTCATGGAGCGCTACGGCCGCATCGACGCCGAACTCCAGGGCGATCTGAACCGCGTAGGCAACGCCGGGATTCCGGTGGACGTCGTCTTCGAGCAGGGCGCCAGCGTGCTGGGATTCTGA